In the genome of Hydractinia symbiolongicarpus strain clone_291-10 chromosome 5, HSymV2.1, whole genome shotgun sequence, one region contains:
- the LOC130646278 gene encoding ankyrin repeat domain-containing protein 50-like, with translation MSLFKNAIMGLAAEKCHIEIVKLCKEWGATNFDWAMKLAAEKGHIEIVKLCKEWGATYFDWAMKLAAEKGHIEIVKLCKVWGATYFDLSMGLAAEKGHIEIVKLCKEWGATYFDLALENAAENGHIEIVKLCKEWGATDFDLSMGLAAEKGHIEIVKLCKEWGATYFDLALENAAENGHIEIVKLCKEWGATDFDFSMGLAAEKGHIEIVVLLRGFDVIHDELLRHHHKRNFYAKIWNEVIPVAWHPNRYWNWCLDEEEKREISKLWK, from the coding sequence atgagttTGTTCAAGAATGCAATCATGGGACTTGCAGCTGAAAAGTGTCACattgagattgttaagctgtgcaaagagtggggtgcgacgaacTTTGATTGGGCCATGAAACTTGCAGCTGAAAAGGGTCatatcgagattgttaagctgtgcaaagagtggggtgcgacatacTTTGATTGGGCCATGAAACTTGCAGCTGAAAAGGGTCATattgagattgttaagctgtgcaaagtgTGGGGTGCGACATACTTTGATTTGTCCATGGGACTTGCAGCTGAAAAGGGTCatatcgagattgttaagctgtgcaaagagtggggtgcgacatacTTTGATTTGGCTCTAGAAAATGCAGCTGAAAACGGTCATattgagattgttaagctgtgcaaagagtggggtgcgacagatttTGATTTGTCCATGGGACTTGCAGCTGAAAAGGGTCatatcgagattgttaagctgtgcaaagagtggggtgcgacatacTTTGATTTGGCTCTAGAAAATGCAGCTGAAAACGGTCATattgagattgttaagctgtgcaaagagtggggtgcgacagatttTGATTTTTCCATGGGACTTGCAGCTGAAAAGGGTCATATCGAGATTGTTGTATTGCTGCGTGGTTTTGATGTAATTCATGATGAATTGCTGCGACATCATCACAAGcgtaatttttatgcaaaaatatgGAATGAGGTAATACCAGTGGCGTGGCATCCGAATCGATATTGGAATTGGTGTTTAGATGAGGAAGAAAAGCGCGAGATCTCTAAATTATGGAAGTAA